In Alphaproteobacteria bacterium, the genomic stretch CGCATCCAGCGCGCCTGCGCGGCGCTGAGCTGAGCACGGACTACGCCGGGTCAGGCATGCGCCGCAGGGCGCGAATCGGCGACAGCGCGAGGACCAGCGGTGCCGTCAGGCCGCCGATCACACCGATCCATACCGCGGTGCGGACATCGAGCTCGGTCGCCAGCCAGCCGGCGAGCAGGGCGCCGGTCGGCACCAGCACGCCGGTCAGGACGTGCAGGGTTGCGTTGGCGCGGCCGAGGACGGCGAGCGGCAGCACGGTCTGGCGCAGGCTGACCGCCTGCACCGCATAGGCCACTATCAAGCCGTCGCCGATCAGCTGGTGGGTGACGAGGAAACCGAGCATCAGCCAGAGCGGGCCCTGGGCCAGCGGGATCAGCAGCGCGGCGGCCTGGCCGGCCGCGAGCATCGCGATCATCGCCGGGCCCAACCGCCACCGCGTGGTGACGTGGCGGGCGAGCACGGCGCCGAGCAAGGCGCCGATCCCGCCGATGCCGATCAGCACGCCGACCGTCCCCGGCGACAGGCCGAGGGTGTCGATGGTGAAGATCATGTAGAGGGCATAGAAGAACCCGCCGGACAGGGCGCCGAGGCTCTCGACCACGAACAACGGCCGCACCAGCGGGTGGCCGAACGCGGCGCGCAGGCCGACCGCCAAATCGCGGGCCATGGTCGGGCGCTCGGTCTCGGGTTTGGCCGGCGGCTCGGGTTTGCGGATGCGATGAAGGAACGCCGCCGACACCAGGTAGGTGAACGCATCGACAAGGATCGTCGCCGGCGCCGAGATCAGCTCGATGAGGATACCGGCGACGCTCGGCCCACCGATCTCGGCGACGGCGTCGGTCGATTCCAGCTTGGCATTGCCCTCGACCAGATCCGGCTTTCCGATCAGTGCCGGCAGGTAGGCGTTGTCGGCGATTTGGAACAGGGTCGTCGCCGCGCCGACACCGGCGGCGACCAGATAGAGCTGAGCCATCGCCAGCAGATCGAGCCAAGCGGCCAGCGGCACGGTCAGCAACAGGGCGGCGCGAACCAGGTCGGCGCCGATCAGCAACGGGCGCTTGGCCGAGCGGTCGACCCGCCCACCCATGACCAGGCCGACAACCACGCCGGGGGCGACCGACAACGCCGACAGGATGCCGATTTCGGCCGGGCTGGCGCCGATTGTCAGCAGTGCGAGGATGGGCAGCGCAGTGCGGCTGATGCGGCTGCCGAAGGCGCTGACCGCCTGCGCCGCCCATAGCTTGAGGAAGTCGGGGTGGCGCCACAATCCCCGTGTCGGCCAAATCATCGCTGCACCCATCGTTCCAACGCCGGTTTTTCCTTGCATCGCCGCCGCCGGATTGGAAGATTAGCGGCAACGGACCGTCGGTCTCGTTCCTGCAGCCGGGCCTGCCCGTCTCATTCCCCGGGACCGAACGCCACGAACATAACCTTCAGGGAGGCGTCAGGTGAGTGAATCTGCGTCGGGGCCGCGTTGCGCGGCATTCGTCGGACCCTATCTCAGCGGCAAGACCACATTGTTGGAAAGCGTTCTCTTCGCCACCGGGGCGACGAATCGCAAGGGCTCGGTCAAGGAAGGCAACACGGTCGGTGATTCGTCGGACGAGGCGCGGGCGCGGCAGATGAGTGTCGAGGTCAACATCGCCTGCACCGCCTATCTCGGCGACGAGTGGACGATCCTCGACTGTCCGGGGTCGGTCGAGCTGGGTCAGGAAGGTCACAACGCCCTGCTGGCGGCCGATATCGCGGTCGTCGTCGTCGAGCCCGACGTCACCAAGGCGCCGATCGCCGCGCCGCTGCTCAAGTTCCTCGACGACAACGACATCCCGCACATGGTGTTCATCAACAAGATGGATATCGCCAACAGCACCGTGCGCGAAGTCATCGAGGCGCTGCAGGCGGCATCCGAGCGGCCGCTGGTCCTGCGCCAGGTGCCAATCCGCAACGGCGAGGAGGTGACCGGCTACGTCGACCTGATCAGCGAGCGCGCTTATGAGTACCGCGCCGGCGAGGAATCGAAGCTGATCGAGATTCCCGACGACTTGCAGGACCGCGGCCAGGAGGCGCGCCAGGAGCTGCTGGAATCGCTGGCCGATTTCGATGATACCTTGCTTGAGCAGTTGCTCGAGGACACGGTGCCGCCGAAGGAGGAGGTCTACACCTATCTCAAGGCGAACCTGCAGCAGGACCGGGTGGTGCCGGTTCTCCTCGGCTCGGCGGAGAACGACGGCGGCGTGTGGCGGCTGTTGAAGGCGCTGCGCCACGACACGCCGGAGGTCGACGCCTTGGCCGCCCGTCTCGGGGTCGGCGACGGCGAGCCGGTCGCCCAGGTGTTCAAGACCTATAACCTGCCCCGTGCCGGGAAGCTGTCGATGGCCCGTGTCCTGGCGGGTGAAATCGCCGACGGCATGACGCTCAATGGGACCCGTGTCGGCGGCATGTTCAAGATGCTGGGACTGGGCCAGGAGAAGATAGCCAAGGCGGCACCCGGGGCGGTCGTCGCCCTCGGCCGCATGGAAGACGTCAAGACCGGCGATACGCTGACTCCATCGGGTACGCGGCCCGCCGACATGTCGCCGTGGCCCGACCCGCTGGATGCCCTGTTCAACATGGCCATCGTCGCCGAGGACCGTGGCGACGAGGTCAAGATGTCGACCGGCATCGCCAAGCTGATCGAGGAGGACCCCTCGGTCACCGTCGAGCACAATCAGGACACCGGCGAACACCTGTTGTGGGGGCAGGGCGAGATCCATCTTCAGATCGCCGCCGACAAGCTGAAATCGAAATACAATATCGGCGTCTCGGCGCGGCGCCCGCAGGTCCCCTACAAGGAAACGATCCGCAAGAGGATCGAACAGCATGCGCGCCACAAGAAGCAATCGGGCGGGCATGGCCAGTTCGGTGACGTCGTCGTCGAAATCAAGCCGCAGCCGCGCGGTGCCGGCTTCGAATTCACCAACAAGGTGGTCGGCGGAGCGATCCCGCGCCAGTTCATTCCGTCGGTCGAAAACGGCGTAAAGGAGCATCTCGGCCGCGGCCCCCTCGGTTTCCCCGTGGTCGACGTCGCGGTCGAGCTCAATGACGGCCAGCACCATTCGGTCGACAGCTCGGACCAGGCCTTCCGCATGGCCGGCCGGCAGGCGATGAACGAGGGGCTGCCGAAATGCGATCCGGTACTACTCGAGCCGATCCTCGACGTCGCCGTTTCGGTGCCCAGCGATTTCACGTCGAACGTGCAGCGCATCGTCAGCGGCCGCCGCGGCCAGATCCTCGGCTTCGATGCCAAGCCCGGCTGGACCGGTTGGGACGAGGTCAAGGCGCAGATCCCGCAGGCCGAGATGCACGACCTGATCATCGAACTGCGGTCGGCGACCATGGGCATCGGATTCTTCAGCTGGGAATTCGACCGTCTGCAGGAATTGACCGGCCGGCTCGCCGAACAGGTCGTCGCCGCCCGCGCCGAGGCGCTGGCCAAGAACTGATCGCGATGGCGCCGATCCCCGCCGTCGCAATCGTTACCCGTTGCCGGGTCTGGCGGGCCGGAGTCGCGGCGTCACCGTCGGGCAGAGGATATTAGGATGGATTTCAGTGTCTGGCTCGCGTTCTTCGCCGCCGCCGCCATCGTCATCGTGGCGCCGGGGCCGAGTACGCTGCTCGTCGTCGCCCACGGGCTCAGCTTCGGTCGCCGTCCGACGATGGCGACCATCCTCGGCGTCATTTCCGCCGACAGTACCCATGTCGTGGTCGCCGCTTTCGGCTTGACCGCGCTGCTGGCGATCTCGGCGCAGGTTTTCACGGTCATGAAATGGGTCGGCGTCGCCTATCTGATCTACCTCGGTATTCGCTACTGGCGAGCCGGGCCGATCGATCTCGGCGGCGGCGCCCAAAACGGGCAGGGGTCGACGCGCAAACGCTTCCTGCAGGGCTATTTGGTGACGCTCACCAATCCCAAGCCGATATTGTTCTATGTCGCGTTCTTCCCCCAATTCCTCGATCCGGCAGCGGCCCAGGGACCGCAATTCGCCATCATGGGAGCGACCTTCGTCGCGATCGCCTTCGCCGTGATGTCGTTGTACGCCACCTTCGCCGGCCGGGTCAGGCGCTGGTTCAATACCTCGCGGCGCCAGCTGCTGCTCAATCGCGGCGCGGGCACTGTCTTAATCGGCGCCGGCCTAATTCTGGCCGGCCTGCGACGCTCCTAGGATCCGATGGCGCTGTCCGACGTGGCGGTGGAACAAGCGGTGCGGCTGCTGTTGGCGGCGCGCGGCGATCACCGCCGGATCGAGTCGTTTCCGGCCGAATGCCGCCCGGCGACGATGGCCGACGGCTACCGCATCCAGGATGGTGTGGCGGCGGCGCTCGATGTGCCGCGCGCGGGCTGGAAAATCGCCTGCACCAGCGACGAGGCGTGTGAAATACTAAGTGCCGACGGACCGTTTCCGGGCCGGGTGTTCGCCTCCGTGCTGGTCGACAGCCCGGCCGAACTGTCGGCCGGCGCGTTTCATTTTCGCGGCCTCGAGGGCGAATTCGCCTTTCGTCTCGGCGCCGACCTGCCGCCGTCGGGGGCGCCCTACAGCGCCGGCGATATGGCGTCGGCGATCGAATGCCTGTATCCCGCGATCGAGATCGTCAATAGCCGGTTCATCGAATGGACCAAGGCCGGCGCGCCATCCCTGGCCGCCGACAATGCGGTCAACGGCGCGCTGGTCATCGGCCCGGCGGTGACCGGTTGGCAGAGCACGGATCTGGCCGCTCATGGCGTTTCGCTGTCGGTCAACGGCGCGGTCAGGCAGACCGGCACCGGCGCTGACGTTCTCGGCAACCCCCTGGCGGCGCTAGCCTGGCTGGCCAATGACCGGGCGGACTGGATCGGCGGTCTCAAGGCCGGCGACGTGGTCACCACCGGCACCTGCACCGGGATCGTCTATGCCGAGGCGGGGGATAGCGCGACCGCCGATTTCGGTGACCTCGGCGCCGTCACCGTGGCTTTCACCGACTGATCCGCGGCCGCCGCGGCCCCAATCGCTCAACGCCTTCGGATTTGCGAGAAAACGGTCGGGATGCTGCGCGGCTTGTTGGCGT encodes the following:
- a CDS encoding MFS transporter; translation: MIWPTRGLWRHPDFLKLWAAQAVSAFGSRISRTALPILALLTIGASPAEIGILSALSVAPGVVVGLVMGGRVDRSAKRPLLIGADLVRAALLLTVPLAAWLDLLAMAQLYLVAAGVGAATTLFQIADNAYLPALIGKPDLVEGNAKLESTDAVAEIGGPSVAGILIELISAPATILVDAFTYLVSAAFLHRIRKPEPPAKPETERPTMARDLAVGLRAAFGHPLVRPLFVVESLGALSGGFFYALYMIFTIDTLGLSPGTVGVLIGIGGIGALLGAVLARHVTTRWRLGPAMIAMLAAGQAAALLIPLAQGPLWLMLGFLVTHQLIGDGLIVAYAVQAVSLRQTVLPLAVLGRANATLHVLTGVLVPTGALLAGWLATELDVRTAVWIGVIGGLTAPLVLALSPIRALRRMPDPA
- a CDS encoding elongation factor G, with the translated sequence MSESASGPRCAAFVGPYLSGKTTLLESVLFATGATNRKGSVKEGNTVGDSSDEARARQMSVEVNIACTAYLGDEWTILDCPGSVELGQEGHNALLAADIAVVVVEPDVTKAPIAAPLLKFLDDNDIPHMVFINKMDIANSTVREVIEALQAASERPLVLRQVPIRNGEEVTGYVDLISERAYEYRAGEESKLIEIPDDLQDRGQEARQELLESLADFDDTLLEQLLEDTVPPKEEVYTYLKANLQQDRVVPVLLGSAENDGGVWRLLKALRHDTPEVDALAARLGVGDGEPVAQVFKTYNLPRAGKLSMARVLAGEIADGMTLNGTRVGGMFKMLGLGQEKIAKAAPGAVVALGRMEDVKTGDTLTPSGTRPADMSPWPDPLDALFNMAIVAEDRGDEVKMSTGIAKLIEEDPSVTVEHNQDTGEHLLWGQGEIHLQIAADKLKSKYNIGVSARRPQVPYKETIRKRIEQHARHKKQSGGHGQFGDVVVEIKPQPRGAGFEFTNKVVGGAIPRQFIPSVENGVKEHLGRGPLGFPVVDVAVELNDGQHHSVDSSDQAFRMAGRQAMNEGLPKCDPVLLEPILDVAVSVPSDFTSNVQRIVSGRRGQILGFDAKPGWTGWDEVKAQIPQAEMHDLIIELRSATMGIGFFSWEFDRLQELTGRLAEQVVAARAEALAKN
- a CDS encoding LysE family translocator is translated as MDFSVWLAFFAAAAIVIVAPGPSTLLVVAHGLSFGRRPTMATILGVISADSTHVVVAAFGLTALLAISAQVFTVMKWVGVAYLIYLGIRYWRAGPIDLGGGAQNGQGSTRKRFLQGYLVTLTNPKPILFYVAFFPQFLDPAAAQGPQFAIMGATFVAIAFAVMSLYATFAGRVRRWFNTSRRQLLLNRGAGTVLIGAGLILAGLRRS
- a CDS encoding hydratase; its protein translation is MALSDVAVEQAVRLLLAARGDHRRIESFPAECRPATMADGYRIQDGVAAALDVPRAGWKIACTSDEACEILSADGPFPGRVFASVLVDSPAELSAGAFHFRGLEGEFAFRLGADLPPSGAPYSAGDMASAIECLYPAIEIVNSRFIEWTKAGAPSLAADNAVNGALVIGPAVTGWQSTDLAAHGVSLSVNGAVRQTGTGADVLGNPLAALAWLANDRADWIGGLKAGDVVTTGTCTGIVYAEAGDSATADFGDLGAVTVAFTD